The genome window TAtaataagacaaaaaaaattgaatggagTTAAGCTTTGGATATGGTGATCCGGCGTGGGAAGAACTCAAGGAAAGAGGGAGACAAAACATTCCCCATTCCAACAATTCCATCTTTCCatccaaaatataataataatgataataataataataataatatttaaaaaaataataatactaataataacaataataataataataataataacaatatattttcacatttttacattttttttaccttCAATTAAAACCTAACATTTAACAACCACAATAAGACAATAAAGCTTATGCACATAATAACGACAAGATTATCATTAatcatatgttaaaaaaaaagattacgaTTAATCACAACAAACCAACCATCAACAATAAGCAAATCATATTCAATCACAACAATATTCAGAACCAAATCATAACTTCATTTTGAGAGATCAAATCATAAAATCATCTccattaacaataataaaaaaaagagaaaatattaattaaacaaaattaaatgtgtCAACTAGAGCAATAATACCTTAGTCGCGTAGAGGTTTAGAGGAAGTAGAGTACTTACTGAGTAGGCTGGTCGCTTTCGTGGTCTCACAGAGTAGGACTGGTAGAGGACTCGTTTTTCGCCACGCCCGTTGGTGATATTCGCTGATCTAGGTCTGCGTCTGTGAGAATGAGAGAACTAAATCGCACTTCTGTGAAAGCGAGATATATGCCGTGAGCGTTCATTGACcgtgagagtgagagtgagagagttaGGCTTATACGTggaaaatttcttgaaatatatacaaatatgccTATTCCTTTGGAATCACCGCCAGTGACCTTCGTTTGACCATGAAGGCGACGTCGGAGCTACGCTTGCTCGACCGGCGACACGGGCCTGACAAATTGGTGATTGTTCCGATCAACTGCTTAGTTCGGGACTTTGGCATGTGTTAACGAGAGTGTACGTTGGCGGATCGGGCCTGCCTACTCACTTTAAGCGGTGTCATCGGCGTTGAAGGATCAGTCCTGGCCTGTCTCCTATTTGGCCTTGACTCTGGAtggttgaggttgttgaaaTGTCGGTACTAGGGCTTGGCAATAGCGATTAGTGTTCTTGCTTCCCACTGTCGATCCGACTGACGACCTTTCTCTCCTAGCGGTCtgcatttttctctctctctctcctagcGATCGGGATTTGTCTCTCTTCCTTTGCAGTTATCTGCGTTGAATGTGGATATCTATAGAAAGGATATGGCTAAAGAATGAACATGATGAAGGGCAATACTTGGTCGGGTATGGGCCATTTCTACAAGCGTTAGCCATATATTAGAATGGACATATTTTCCTCCTTGGAATAAAATcattaggaaaaaaatttaatcctcacattattttttttcaaaaattttctcaCATCATTAAAACAATTAGTTGTTGTCTTATTGATATGAAGTAGtcatttattgtgttttatcacgttttcAGTTCTGGGACCTTTCTCTACAACTTTATTCAACGACCTGTGGTTTTTTACGTTTGACTTAGTTCAACCATGCAATCCTTTTCGAAAAGCCGTGCACGCTTTACGCCTGAAGAAATTCGTGAgcgtaaaagaaataaaaaaaacaatcatgGAAACAACTGTCATCACAACAACAAATTCCAAATGAAATGCAATGTTTAAACCCTCAGAACGCGTCTGAACAACCACCACGTCCTTCACCTCTGCCATGTAATACAGGTGCTGAACAACTAAATCGATATTAACAATgactttataaattttttttgacacTGTACTAATTCTCGTAACTTTTTTTTCCGGGTTTATTGTACGGCGACATTATTCATCTGTGTATGTGGCATTTGGGACAATGCGCACATAAATTCACCAATTATAATCCTTTGCTTATAAATCCACATAATCTATACACAATGAATGATGAACGCCATGTCCTCACATTGTTTATTGGTTAACGCCGTGGAACAACAGAACCGTTTGTGTTGCCTGCTATTCCTGACTGTATTTATTGTGGCGCTAAACGCATCCAGTATGAGCCACCTGCTTTTTGCTGTTGCAAGGGAGAAGTTGTACTTGTATCAAACGAAATGTCTTTGGTGTTGAAAAACCTGTACACTGGAGTTGATGATGCTTCAAAGAATTTCCGTACATGTGTGAGGACTTATAACAACACATTTGCTTTTACTTCGCTTGGCATTCATCAGTATGATAAAAATCTTTGTAAGCGTAATAAAGGCATATATACGTTCAAAGTTCAAGGGCAAATGTATCATTTTATCAATGACTTATTGCCTGATGGCTGTCCGCCGCGCAATTTGCAACTCTATTTTTATGATACTGACCATGAAATTCAAAATCGAGTTGAAAGTGTTGCTAGATTGGAAGAGAACATTGTCAAAGCTTTGATAGAAGTCATGTCTTGCAATCCATATGCAACTTTCTTTAGAAGTCTTAAGGATGTTGTTCACTCTGATGACTTTAGTATTTTGTTGAACTCTTCACCTTCATTGGATCAAAGACTTTATAATTCGCCAACTGCTTCTCAAGTTGCTGCTGTATGGATTGAAGACTATGATGGAGTTGAAGATAATAGGAATATTAGGGTATATGCACATTGTGGTCGGTCACAAAATATTCAATACTATTATGGTTGTTATGATCCATTACAATACCCTTTGTTATTCCCATTTGGTGATGTTGGATGGAATGAGGGTATTCAAAAAGTCTTGCAATCGAGGAATTTACAACCTCTTGGTTATGTAAATTCTTTATCTATTAATGCAAACACTCAATTATCTGTTGATGATCTAATTCGAGCAGAGGAAGCGGTGTTTCGAGAAGGTAGGAAGCGCTCCTCAATATCGTGCAGAGAATATTATGCATACAAATTTCAAGTTCGAGCAAGTGATAATTCTCTATTATTACATACTGGAAGATTATTTCAGCAATTTATTgttgacatatatattaaagttgaaACACAAAGGCTAgattattttaggaaaaaacaACAGTTGTTTAGGTCTGAAAACTTTCAAGGCCTCGTTGATAGCGTTGGAACAGGTGCTGTGTTTGGTAATGAGGTCGGACGCAGAGTTATTTTGCCATCGTCATTCATTGGAGGTCCTAGAGATATGCGTGGTCGATATATGGATGCAATGTCCCTTGTCCAAAACTTTGGCAAACCTGATATGTTTTTAACCATGACATGTAACCCTAATTGGCCTGAAATTAAAGGGCTTTTGCAATACAATGACGACGCACAAAATAGGCCTGACTTGATTGCAAGAGTGTTCCACGCAAAAATGCAGGAACTTAAGAATGATATTACAAAGAAACAATTTTTTGGCGAAGTTGCTGCATACACTTATGTAATCGAGTTCCAAAAGAGAGGATTGCCACATGCTCATTTCCTTATTATTCTAAAAGACAAATGTCATGCAATGTCtccttcttttgttgataattttGTATCGGCAGAAATACCAGATAAACATCTTCAACCTGCGTTGTACGATCTTGTAAAAAAACATATGGTTCATGGTCCTTGTGGTTTTCTTAATCCAAATTGCCCTTGCATGACACAAATGAAATGCAAATCCGCACCTACTTGTAAAAGTAAATACCCCAAACTATTTAGCGATGCCACTGAGTTTGCTGATGACTCTTACCCTATTTATAAGAGACGCAATACACCCTTTTCGGTTCatgttaaagggtttaatcTTGATAATAGATGGATAGTGCCTTATAATCCCCAGTTATTACTTAAGTTTGATTGCCATATAAATGTGGAAGTCTGTGCCAGTATTAAGTCTGTGAAgtacatttataaatatatttacaaaggTCATGATAGAGTAAGCATGACTTTGGGTGATAACACTGATGATCGTGTgattgatgaaattaaagaataccAAAATGCAAGATGGATCTCGCCCCCTGAAGCTGCATGGCGCATATTTGGATTTGCAATTGCAGAGATGAAGCCTGCTGTTATACAGTTGCAGATACATTTAGAAAACtcacaatatatcaatttttatggCCATGAAAGGATAACCTACATAGTAAGCAGAGAAGAGTCGTCTCGTACTATGTTAACTGAATTCTTTGCAATGAATCTTTCAAGTGATTTTGCAAGAACTTTGAACTTGCTTTATGTAGAATTCCCTTGCCATTTTGTTTGGTGTAAGTCAAGCAAGTCTTGGAAACCTCGAAAACAGCTTACAGTTATAGGCAGACTTGTTGCTGTTAATCCAACTGAGGGAGAACGGTATTATCTACGACTGTTATTAATGAATGTCAGGGCACCAACTTCGTTTGATTATTTAAGAACTGTCAATGGTCAAATCACTTCATCTTTTCGTGATGCTGCTGAGAAACTAGGATTACTTGCGGGAGATTTCATTATTGAAGCATCGTTGAATGAAGCAGTATTATTCCAAATGCCTTCAAGTTTGCGGACTTTTTTTTCAACGCTTCTCATCTTTTGTGATATTTCCAATCCTATTTCATTATGGATgaaatacaaaacacacatgTGTCAAGACTTATTAAGGACAGGCTTGCACACCAATGCTGAGGCTGAATCATTAGTCCTAAAGATGATTGCTAATATAGTACAACAAATGGGCAAGAAAACGAAAGACTTCTGCCTATTTGATCTATTGGAATCTTATGATTTCCCAGGACGTGTTACTAATGAGATTTTACATGAAAAGAACCTTCCAGTTTCTGAGGCAGATCTTTTAACTATTCACAAACTTAATGCTTGCCAGCGAGCAGCTTTCAAAACTATAACAGATGCTGTTTTAGGTAATAAACCTAGTGCATTTTTTGTTGATGGCCCTGGTGGTACAGGAAAAACATTCTTATATCGTTGTTTACTAGCATTTGTACGTTCTAAAGGTTTGATCGCCCTTGCAACTGCAACTTCTGGCATAGCTGCATCTATACTACCTGGCGGTCGCACAGCACATTCTCGCTTCAAGCTCCCACTAGATGGCACTGATaagtatgtatgtaatatagGTAAACATACTGCTGATGCGAGTTTACTTCGCCATAGTAAATTGATTCTTTGGGATGAAGCATCCATGGCACATAGGAATATAGTTGAGAGCCTTGATATAACACTTAAAGATATAATGGATTGTCAAGATTTATTTGGGGGAAAAGTCATTGTATTTGGAGGAGATTTTAGGCAGACATTACCAGTTGTAAGACATGGAAAGAAGGAAGATTTCATTGCAGCATCTTTGGTTAAGTCAACTTCTATATGGCCGCACATTTGTCGTTTGACTTTAGTTGAAAACATGCGTGCACAGGCTGATCCTACATTTGCAAGTTACTTGATGAAGATAGGTAATGGCACAGAACCTGCTAtttaccaaaacaaaataaaagtgcCTTCTCAATTTCTTATACAAAAATGTGGATCAAAGTCTTCGTTATATGCATTGTTTGATGCTGTGTACCCTGATTTACATTGTTTCTTCAATGACCCATACCCACTGATGGACAGAGCAATTTTGACAACAAAGAATGAATTTGTTGATGAGATTAATATGCTTTTGCTGGAAAAGTTCCCTGGTGAAAATAAAAGTTACATCAGTTATGATGAGCCACTTGATTCAAAGTACTTGCATTGCCAAGATTATTTACATACTTTATGCCCTCCTGGATTGCCTCCTCATACTTTaagcttgaaaaaaaatagtccTGTAATCTTATTAAGGAATCTAAATCCATGTGAAGGCTTATGCAATGGTACACGCCTAATATGTGATATGTTTGGGGATCATACCATAAGTTGCATTATCGCAGTGGGGGAATACAAGGGTAAGCATGTATTGATACCTAGAATACCACTTCAACCATCAAAGGATGAAAACTGTCCAATACCATTCAAAAGATGCCAATTCCCCgtaaaaagttgttttgcaatgacaataaataaagcACAAGGCCAAACTCTAGATTTTGTTGGCCTTTACTTGAAGGAACCTGTTTTTAGCCATGGTCAACTATATGTCGCGATGTCTCGTGCAAAGACTGCAGCTTCTTTGAAAATCGTAATATGCAACGATTTTGATGAATCGACATGCACAAATCTTACAGAAAATGTTGTTTACGATGAAATCATCAAGTACATATTATGACGGCTTAGTTTAATTGTGCATCAATTACAAGTGAGTATagtttgcattatattattctataatcaaacaattattatttattctatCAAACACCTCACGTAATTTTCTTAGCATAGCCTTCCCGCTTACCCTTTTTTTCGACATATCCAACTTAaactccaaaataaaaaataaaaatagtttgcACTTTATAAATTAACATTAAATGAAGTAATAACATTACAAACAtgcaagataaaattatttatagtgtagaaacaaatataattaaaaacttaatcCAACATAGTGGTTCACTAACCTACTTAAAACTTAGTACATAACTTAAAAATTACAACAGAATGAATTACTagcatttttaaaacttaaaaacaacaattcatatgaacttatatttgtattaacttTTTTCGTTCAACATATTTGCTTTGTTTCAGAGTTTGGATCTACTCAACCGTACAAGTTCAAATATTGTAATTTGTTGTTGCCTAGGTACTATTTATTTTGTGCATCATATATAAGATTTAGTTTAACgctattgtattttaattactttaattaaaagattatgctcaatatgtttatatatattttgttcaaagcatatatatttacacttatacaataataataataataataataataataatgaatgttAGGTTAGAAATGGCTTGTGAACATATGACTAGCTTAATGACAACAATTTTATACGCGACTAACAGTATTAAATTTCCTTAATTGTGTACAGCATGGAGGGACTAGTGTTGATACCTGATGTTACTACTGAGTTACCACGATGGCGGTGCAAAGTTGTAGTGGTAAAAAAACTTAATACACAAGAATCAAGGAGAACACCAGGAAAGAAATATAAACCCATAATATTGGAGGATGAGGCtgtaagtttttaaattgatcacaaATATTAGGCCTCGGTATTAATGTTCTAAGATGTCCCTATCTTATTTTAtgtcaaatataattacatttcgTTAACATATATGTACGTATTTGATACTTCTTTCAGGGTAACAAAGTGCAAGCAATGTTGTATGACAAAGACATTGATGGGACGGTTGATAAAAGACTCGAGGTGTCTtctacatatattatatctaaTGCATCGGTTAAAGCTGTCGTAGGTTTTACAAATTTACCTGATCCAAAGTACATGAATATTTGGAATATAACGAGGAGTACTATGATTCAAAAACTTAGTCCTGATGAGGCAATTGACATATCTGGACATGTCCAGGCTCATCTGAGCCCATTTCACCATatttttgactattttttatctCGCCGACCAATAAGTAAGTCAATTCTTTATTTCATTGTCTTTTAGATTTGTTTagttccttattattattattattgttattattattattattattattattattattattattattattattattatattatggttAACACTTGATTTATGCATCATCAATTTAGTTGCTTCTTTTGTATAACTATAGGCATTATGGCGATTGTTATATACAAGTTACCACGCCAAATTGTGGTGACCAAAAATGGCGAACAAAATGTTCATGATTTTGTTGTCATGAACGAAGAGTATAAATCTTAACCCGTTTCTTGCCTTACTtatataacaattatttactttgttatatgttatcattttgtttatatattatgtttcgAATTTCACTTATAGATTGAAGCCTATTATGCTAACACTTTGGGGAACGTTTGCTGTAAACCAAGGGGTTCAACTTGAATTACAACTTCGGCAAGGGAAATTCCCCATTATACTTGCTGAAGGATTGAACGTTAATGCATTCCAAGGTAATATTGTTATGTTCTTCCAACGAGTGCATTAAATAATTTCTACTTTTTATATTACATActtgacatttgtgtttaattagggTTGTCACTGAGTACACTATATAACACATCAATTGAAGTTGATCCTGTTGGCCACGTTGCAAAAGTCCTTAATGATTGGTATTTTTTAATTCCTTGTCACTTATGTAGAATATACCAGTTATTTGACCATGATAATAGTGATTGGTTATTCTTATAGGAAGGACAAAAACTCTGAACTCATCTACAAGGAAATTGTAGATAAGACTTACCTTGATTCATTGCTTGCATTGGGAGACCCTATAAGGCAACGAAAAACATGCCTTTCATCTGTTGAAACTGGATTTGAACAAGTTAGTAAACATTTCATTTCAACTGTATGTCGAATGTCAAATCGCCTTTTACATTTAACCATCAATCTATTTACTTTTAAAGCTTTTGACCTACTTTTGTGGCTCTGCATTACATTTAGAAACCAATTGCATGGGTGAGAGGCAAAATTAGATTGCTTAAGCGTGATGGTTTCGACTACTACGTTGGTTGCAATTACTGCAACAAAATAGTCCACTCAACTGAAGGCTTACAACTCCAATGCATGAACTGTGGACAAACTGATGGCATCACTGTCAAAaggtatcaaaatatatatcttcGTTGTTTCCTTAATACTTAAAATTCTAATATAGCATGacttatattatgtttttgttGATATACAGGTATAAGGTGGACATAGAAATATTTGATAACGTTGGAAGTGTACGCGCAACAATGTTTAATCATGAGGTGCACCGACTATTGTTACTGACGTCGTCCAACATACCTACCTGCGAAAACGATGGTGCTATGCTCCAACAAACACTCGATAATCTTGGGCTTGTGTTTGCTCTCAAGAAAAACACCATATTCAGTGAACAAAGCACAAATTATACAGTAGCGTGTCTGTGCAACGATGTACAGCTAGACTTAGCTGACTCAAACGATGGTTTGTTTAGGCAATCGTTGATGCTAGGAAATCCCACGAAAAGAAGGCTTGATTTTAGCCAATTATCGGGAGACAGTGTAGACGATTCGCAAGCAAGCAGTCCACCAAATGATAAAGGGAAAAAGCCTAAAATTGGTTGAGCCAATGAATACTATGCATATTATGTACCTAGAAAATAATGTTGAATTTTTAAAGGGTTTCGAAAACATGTGGTAACAGTTTAGTTAAGCCATATTTCCGCCATTCCTAACAAACTATTTGTATTTTCGTATTCCATTTCAAAGTGTTTTTCGACATCAATAACTTATCGATCATTTAAACTTGCAacaaacaactttttttttgtttaaattgaaactttatttATTCTACAAAATTTACAATCTATATCAAGTGGTGCAtgatatagatatttttaaagttatatgcttcaaagaagaaaatattaaaaaaacaaaatatgcttacacataattttaaaatggttCTGATAATTATTACGTAAAATATTAAAGTAACCATATATACAGTTTTTTTTTGTCCCATAAATTAAAACTGGAACCCTTAATTACAAGCAAATGTTAAAGTAAcaacatattgaaaaaaaaCGGGAAAATATGTTTATACATAATAAACTGTTGGCATTTTTCGAGAAAGGGAGGACAAACCAAGAAAACATAAGCCcatgaataagaaattaaagtttcattgggttaaattagttaatttgttacatattaatggtacacatactATCAAATTTATACACatcgtaatttttttaaaaaaaatatatgctcGTTATATTTCAGTCCTTTGTGAAATCCATATGAACAGTAAAACTTTGTAAACATTTGCACATAATATTACTTCTAATTCCCTCCCTTCACCTAAAATCGTTAATCCATACACAAACAAACTAATTTAGATTGgtcaaaaaatagaattatatagAGTATAATtgcatgataattataaatttatgttgtaTTATTGGAATCTGGAAAATCATTCTGTACAAACTCTAACACTTCATCTATTTCTTCAGGCATTAATTCGGAAATATCAGGAAATGTATGACTTTGCAACGAACTCTTATGAATTGTTGAATTAAAGTATGACAAGTTtctatacctttttttttttgagctatTCCTGTCACATTTGTTTCTAAGTCTTATTGTTGTCTCACCCAACTCAACATTTGGGTtttgtattatcaattttttcttaTCTTCCAACTCTTCAATCACTCTTTTTAGCTCGCTTTCGTCTTGGATTCCGCCAAAttcctacaaaataatttgttatttctCCTTAAATAATATAAGGCTGATAAATAAGCATTACTTAATTACCTTGACGTTTTTTAATAACCTCTCCAAACTCACGAGTTTTCGTTGAGGCCAgaacaaaattcctaattctttataccttttctttaaaattgcTCGACCAACATGTAGTTCATCTGCAGCTTGATCAACGgtcatataaaaatatttagaaagcaATTCTAAAGTTAATGTATTAGGGTCACGAtaagttttttttgtcctttttcttctaataaagatatttagatttaaatttgGTAAATCTATCTTTGCAGCTGTATTATCTTCCTCGACAATTAAATCAACACTATCAAATACATCAACAGGATTTGTAGCTAAAACACCTGCATTTACAAACAACTTgttaaaaactattaattattaaaacaagaGTTACCTACAAAATGTTAAAACCTTACCAATAGTTTCAGTACATTGTGGTTGAGTACTGACATTATTTCCACCTGGAAGAAGATCTCTACTTAGAAGAGGTTCACTATCCCTTAGTGGTGATAGATATACCTCATCCCAAAATGAATTGTTACCATCAGAAGAACAATCATTTTGTTGAAGCTGATATGAGCAAGTAGcaatatttgccatttgtgaAATGCATGCACTAAATGTTTCAGGgattaataatttctaaaagtGTGAATAAGTGTTAAGAAGAGTCTAAGACCAACAAAACCACTAATTTATAGCAAAGGACAACAGTTTGTGCAAACAGTAAGAAATACttttttaagtctttttttcaACGAGGGCAgtttttttgtcaaatgatAATAGTTATGTAGCCGACACTGTTAAAAACATTTGcgcttttcaattaatttttgatGACAACTGTAAAGACATCTGACATTTGtaccaattttttaatttcctttgtaATTACTTGCTTGGCATTTGTAGGCAACATGGCAtatataaaacttaataatGCTTTTGCTTATCAATGTTCAATTTCATCCGCTGCTTCATTTATGGGCAAATGAAAATAACTTGCTATCATTTCCTTACTTACCGTTTTATAATTACAACGAGTTATTTTTAACCAATTCTTCTGCAACAAGTTCAATATCATTATGCAATATTGGGGGGCGAAAGCTCAGCTTTTGCAACAAGTTATGCTTAAATCATAGGTCCAATAAATGTTATAAGTTTAAAACAAGTTGTATTTCAAAGCTAATATATTCACATTTATcaagacaaaaataataataataacgactTTTAGGTTAGAGATGGGCATTAGGCAGAAAATTAgctttattaaaagaatttccTATGCGCCTTAAATTGTTccccctttttttaaaaaaattgtgtatagcATGAAAGTTTTAGCTTTAATACCTTA of Ipomoea triloba cultivar NCNSP0323 chromosome 3, ASM357664v1 contains these proteins:
- the LOC116012960 gene encoding replication protein A 70 kDa DNA-binding subunit A-like gives rise to the protein MEGLVLIPDVTTELPRWRCKVVVVKKLNTQESRRTPGKKYKPIILEDEAGNKVQAMLYDKDIDGTVDKRLEVSSTYIISNASVKAVVGFTNLPDPKYMNIWNITRSTMIQKLSPDEAIDISGHVQAHLSPFHHIFDYFLSRRPISIMAIVIYKLPRQIVVTKNGEQNVHDFVVMNEELKPIMLTLWGTFAVNQGVQLELQLRQGKFPIILAEGLNVNAFQGLSLSTLYNTSIEVDPVGHVAKVLNDWKDKNSELIYKEIVDKTYLDSLLALGDPIRQRKTCLSSVETGFEQKPIAWVRGKIRLLKRDGFDYYVGCNYCNKIVHSTEGLQLQCMNCGQTDGITVKRYKVDIEIFDNVGSVRATMFNHEVHRLLLLTSSNIPTCENDGAMLQQTLDNLGLVFALKKNTIFSEQSTNYTVACLCNDVQLDLADSNDGLFRQSLMLGNPTKRRLDFSQLSGDSVDDSQASSPPNDKGKKPKIG